One Syntrophus gentianae DNA window includes the following coding sequences:
- a CDS encoding efflux RND transporter periplasmic adaptor subunit, with product MKKKLLAGMILMILLFGAGTYLLLKSGEKGPKYRTEEVSRGNVRALVTATGTVNAVTTVLVGTQVSGTIKTLYVDFNSPVKKGQLLAQIDPATFEAQVQQARANLLLAKANEEKALASLNDAKRTRDRNRTLFGRNLIAQSDLDTAETNAQVSHSQLSAASAQVAQAKASLSFAETNLRYTRIISPVDGTVISRNVDVGQTVAASFQTPTLFTIAQDLTRMQIDANVDEADIGKVQVQQPVEFSVDAYPDFVFRGKVAEVRSAPINVQNVVTYDVVVRVDNPDKRLKPGMTANVSIILADKAGVLRVPNGALRFRPTEADGRVKARPTRGKEQAVYILRKNKPARTAVTAGISDGTFTEILSENVREGEKVILETLKEKKKNETSPSSSRGPRMF from the coding sequence GTGAAAAAGAAGCTACTCGCCGGAATGATCCTGATGATTCTCCTCTTTGGAGCCGGGACGTATCTTCTGCTGAAGAGCGGGGAGAAAGGGCCAAAATACAGGACGGAAGAGGTTTCTCGGGGCAATGTTCGGGCGTTGGTTACGGCGACCGGAACGGTCAACGCCGTGACCACGGTTCTCGTGGGCACGCAGGTTTCCGGAACGATCAAGACGCTTTATGTCGATTTCAACTCTCCCGTAAAAAAGGGGCAGCTCCTCGCCCAGATCGATCCGGCCACCTTCGAGGCGCAAGTCCAGCAGGCACGCGCAAACCTGCTCCTGGCGAAGGCAAACGAGGAAAAGGCTTTGGCATCCCTGAACGATGCGAAACGGACGAGGGATCGAAACAGGACGCTCTTCGGCCGCAATCTGATTGCTCAAAGCGATCTGGACACGGCGGAAACAAACGCCCAGGTTTCCCACTCCCAGCTTTCCGCCGCCAGCGCGCAGGTTGCCCAGGCAAAGGCCTCCCTGAGCTTCGCGGAAACCAATCTGCGCTATACCCGGATCATCTCGCCCGTAGACGGAACGGTGATCTCACGGAATGTGGATGTCGGGCAGACGGTGGCCGCCAGCTTCCAGACCCCGACCCTCTTTACCATCGCCCAGGATCTGACCCGGATGCAGATTGACGCCAATGTGGATGAAGCCGATATCGGAAAGGTCCAGGTTCAGCAGCCGGTCGAGTTTTCCGTGGATGCCTATCCGGATTTTGTCTTCCGGGGAAAGGTCGCCGAGGTGCGAAGCGCTCCTATTAACGTCCAGAATGTTGTGACCTATGATGTGGTGGTCCGGGTGGACAATCCGGATAAGCGCCTGAAGCCGGGGATGACGGCCAATGTCTCCATTATTCTTGCCGATAAGGCGGGAGTCCTCCGGGTTCCGAATGGAGCCCTGCGTTTCCGTCCGACTGAAGCCGATGGTCGCGTCAAGGCTCGTCCCACGAGGGGAAAAGAGCAGGCGGTCTATATTCTGAGAAAAAATAAGCCGGCACGTACGGCCGTGACTGCGGGGATCAGCGACGGGACTTTCACGGAGATCCTTTCCGAAAACGTGCGCGAAGGGGAGAAGGTGATCCTGGAAACCCTGAAAGAAAAAAAGAAAAACGAGACGTCGCCGTCGTCCTCACGGGGACCGAGAATGTTTTAA
- a CDS encoding TolC family protein, translated as MKKYQPFLLTILLLALFPALAKSEVPIQKGERLNLSRCVETALRNHPVVQGARDTIRIGESRIGQAQANYYPQVNWQTDYTRINRSRTGNSTYSDYNSSVVLSQTLYDFGKTKTSVNIEKLTTDSFRQDLHRAETEIVYGVKSAYFSLLQAEKNRDVAVETVAQFQHHLTQAKGFFEVGTKPKFDVTKAEVDLSNAVLNRIRAENDLRIARVGLVNALGIPSAPEFSLDDSPLFQKEKIDLADALERAYRNRPDLQSIGKKVEAADESIKLARKGYYPYVTGSAGYGYSGEDFPLRDGWNVGALLNVPLFSGFQTRYAVEEAKASLDVLRANEASLRQTIRLEVEQALSNLREAQERTEATRVAVRQAEENAELANGRYDAGVGNPIEVTDALVSLSNARTAYIAALTDCRIAQAGLEKSIGKRD; from the coding sequence ATGAAAAAATATCAACCTTTCCTTTTGACGATTCTTCTGCTGGCTCTATTTCCGGCTCTGGCCAAGTCTGAAGTGCCCATTCAAAAGGGCGAACGACTGAATCTCAGTCGATGTGTCGAAACAGCCCTTCGAAACCATCCTGTTGTTCAGGGGGCCCGGGATACGATCCGAATCGGCGAAAGCCGGATCGGACAGGCCCAGGCGAACTACTATCCTCAGGTCAACTGGCAGACCGACTACACCCGGATCAACCGTTCCAGAACAGGAAACAGCACCTACAGCGACTATAACAGCAGTGTCGTCCTGAGCCAGACGCTCTACGATTTCGGGAAGACAAAGACATCGGTGAATATCGAAAAACTGACTACGGATTCCTTCCGCCAGGATCTCCATAGGGCGGAAACGGAGATTGTCTACGGCGTGAAATCGGCCTATTTTTCTCTCCTGCAGGCCGAAAAAAATCGGGACGTGGCCGTCGAGACCGTCGCTCAGTTTCAGCATCATCTAACCCAGGCAAAAGGGTTTTTTGAGGTGGGAACCAAGCCCAAATTCGATGTCACCAAGGCTGAAGTGGATCTGAGCAATGCCGTTCTGAACCGCATCCGGGCTGAGAACGACCTCAGGATCGCCCGCGTTGGTCTGGTCAATGCCCTGGGAATTCCCTCCGCCCCGGAATTTTCCCTCGATGACAGTCCGCTCTTTCAGAAAGAAAAGATCGATCTGGCTGACGCTTTGGAAAGGGCCTATCGCAATCGGCCGGACCTCCAATCGATCGGAAAAAAGGTGGAGGCGGCGGATGAATCGATTAAACTGGCCCGGAAGGGCTATTATCCCTATGTGACTGGATCCGCCGGCTATGGTTATAGCGGAGAGGACTTCCCGCTCCGTGACGGCTGGAACGTCGGGGCCCTGCTGAATGTTCCCCTCTTCAGCGGTTTCCAGACCCGGTACGCCGTTGAAGAGGCCAAGGCAAGCCTCGATGTCCTGCGAGCCAATGAAGCATCCCTGCGGCAAACGATCCGTCTCGAAGTGGAGCAGGCCCTTTCCAACCTGCGGGAGGCCCAGGAGAGAACAGAGGCGACCCGCGTCGCGGTCCGTCAGGCCGAAGAAAATGCGGAACTTGCCAACGGCCGCTATGACGCAGGGGTGGGAAATCCGATCGAGGTAACGGACGCTCTGGTGTCCCTGAGCAATGCCCGAACGGCCTATATTGCCGCCTTGACCGATTGCCGGATCGCTCAGGCCGGTCTGGAAAAATCCATCGGGAAGAGAGACTGA
- a CDS encoding 1,9-bis(guanidino)-5-aza-nonane synthase has translation MEKKDYLKTTVEHVDFTKINAVEIIRAMRGMSFTARDLAVAAEIYDAMLADEDCAVILTIAGSTSAAGCMQVYADLVRHNMVDAIVATGATIVDMDFFEALGFRHYQGTPHVDDQELRRLYIDRIYDTYIDEEELQICDRTVREIADGLSPRPYSSREFIREMGRYLTSHAVKKNSLVQTAFEQDVPIFCPAFSDSSAGFGLVLHQANHPDSHVSIDSVKDFRELTMIKMAVENSGLLMIGGGVPKNFAQDTVICAEVLGKEVPMHRYAIQITVADARDGACSSSTLREATSWGKVDVSYEQMVYAEATSVLPLLASYVYHQGNWKKRRQRRLAQTLA, from the coding sequence ATGGAAAAAAAGGATTATCTGAAAACAACCGTGGAACATGTAGATTTCACAAAGATAAATGCCGTGGAGATCATCCGGGCCATGCGGGGCATGTCGTTTACGGCGCGCGATCTCGCCGTGGCTGCGGAAATTTACGACGCCATGCTGGCCGATGAGGATTGCGCCGTTATTCTCACGATTGCGGGAAGCACGAGCGCCGCCGGCTGCATGCAGGTGTATGCGGATCTGGTCCGCCATAACATGGTGGATGCCATCGTGGCAACGGGAGCAACGATTGTCGACATGGATTTCTTCGAGGCCCTGGGTTTCCGCCATTACCAGGGAACGCCCCATGTGGATGATCAGGAGCTGCGACGGCTTTATATCGACCGGATCTACGACACCTACATCGATGAAGAGGAACTGCAGATCTGTGATCGCACGGTCCGGGAGATTGCCGACGGCCTTTCCCCCAGACCTTATTCTTCCCGGGAATTTATCCGGGAGATGGGACGATATCTGACGTCCCACGCCGTCAAGAAGAATTCTCTCGTCCAGACGGCCTTTGAACAGGATGTCCCCATTTTCTGCCCGGCCTTTTCGGACAGCAGCGCCGGTTTCGGCCTGGTTCTCCATCAGGCGAATCACCCGGATTCGCATGTGAGCATTGATTCCGTGAAGGACTTCCGGGAACTGACCATGATCAAGATGGCCGTGGAAAATTCGGGATTGCTGATGATCGGGGGAGGGGTCCCAAAGAATTTTGCCCAGGACACCGTGATCTGTGCAGAGGTTCTGGGTAAGGAAGTGCCCATGCATCGCTACGCCATCCAGATCACCGTAGCGGACGCACGAGATGGCGCCTGTTCCAGTTCGACGCTCCGCGAAGCGACATCCTGGGGCAAGGTGGACGTCTCCTATGAGCAGATGGTTTATGCGGAAGCCACGTCCGTGCTTCCTCTTCTGGCCAGCTATGTCTACCACCAGGGGAACTGGAAAAAAAGACGGCAGCGGAGGCTTGCACAAACCTTGGCCTGA
- the xseA gene encoding exodeoxyribonuclease VII large subunit, translating into MMKETTTVILTVSELNEQIGKLLEPRFDLIWVEGEVSNLRRPSSGHLYFTLKDEKSQIRAVIFKNLPGSRSYRNNRPPLFELEEGLRILCRGRLAVYSPRGEYQLILDSLELRGTGALQRAYEQLKSRLQAEGLFDPLRKKPIPYLPRRIGVITSPSGAVIRDILNISGRRFPSVSIVVAPVRVQGFESAGEIVQAFSDLHTLGGIDVIILARGGGSLEDLAPFNDERVARAISSSLIPVISAVGHETDYTISDFVADLRAPTPSAAAELALPNRIELRAWLTDNQTRFAEAWRRKLSRHRELLSRHGERLKDPNRKIAGFRLVLDDREERLLSLAQERISRDKQKLAFFSMHLQQAGPLRRIRNSRLEGEVFKNRLYSVSRFIFERARKAWAVQATLLDSLSPLAVLSRGYSISRTLPEGRIIRDAATLAAGDSLEIQVFKGRLQAEVSRIFPE; encoded by the coding sequence ATGATGAAGGAAACTACAACGGTGATACTGACCGTTTCGGAATTGAATGAACAAATCGGGAAACTCCTGGAACCCCGTTTTGACCTGATATGGGTGGAGGGAGAAGTCTCCAACCTGCGTCGCCCCTCGTCAGGACATCTCTATTTCACCCTTAAAGATGAAAAAAGCCAGATTCGGGCTGTTATTTTCAAAAATCTTCCTGGATCGAGATCCTATCGAAACAACCGCCCTCCCCTTTTCGAACTCGAAGAAGGCCTGCGGATTCTCTGCCGCGGAAGATTGGCCGTCTATTCCCCGCGGGGGGAATATCAACTGATCCTCGATTCGCTGGAACTGCGCGGCACCGGCGCGCTTCAACGAGCTTACGAGCAGTTGAAGTCGCGCCTCCAGGCAGAAGGACTTTTTGATCCGCTCCGGAAGAAACCGATTCCTTACCTGCCCCGCCGAATCGGCGTGATCACTTCCCCCTCCGGAGCCGTGATCCGTGATATTCTGAACATTTCCGGCCGACGTTTTCCTTCCGTCTCAATCGTCGTTGCCCCGGTCAGGGTCCAGGGGTTCGAATCAGCGGGAGAGATCGTCCAGGCCTTTTCGGACCTTCATACTCTCGGCGGCATAGATGTGATCATTCTGGCCCGCGGGGGTGGGTCGCTGGAAGACCTGGCGCCCTTCAACGACGAGCGGGTCGCCCGCGCCATCTCTTCCTCTCTTATCCCCGTCATTTCCGCCGTTGGCCACGAAACGGATTACACGATATCAGACTTTGTGGCGGACCTCCGGGCACCCACGCCTTCAGCGGCGGCGGAGCTTGCCCTTCCCAATCGGATTGAGCTGAGAGCCTGGCTGACCGACAATCAGACCCGGTTCGCTGAGGCCTGGCGCCGTAAGTTGTCGCGTCATCGTGAGTTGCTGTCCCGTCACGGTGAGCGTCTTAAAGACCCGAACCGGAAAATTGCCGGTTTTCGTCTTGTCCTGGATGACCGCGAGGAACGCCTTCTTTCCCTTGCGCAGGAGAGGATTTCAAGGGATAAGCAAAAACTTGCATTTTTTTCCATGCATCTTCAACAGGCTGGACCCCTCCGCAGAATCCGGAACAGCCGCCTGGAAGGAGAAGTGTTTAAAAATCGTCTTTATTCAGTCTCTCGGTTTATTTTTGAACGAGCCCGAAAGGCCTGGGCCGTTCAGGCAACCCTGCTGGATTCTCTGAGTCCCCTGGCCGTGTTGTCCCGGGGTTACAGCATTTCCCGGACCCTTCCGGAAGGCAGGATAATACGGGACGCCGCAACGCTGGCAGCGGGCGATTCCCTGGAGATACAGGTTTTCAAAGGCCGCCTCCAGGCGGAAGTTTCACGAATCTTTCCGGAGTAA
- a CDS encoding exodeoxyribonuclease VII small subunit: MAKEKFEEAMTKLESLVRKMETGEMTLEESLKAFEEGIRLSRLCAARLDEAERRVELLMRENKEISVQPFPENGAKSES; this comes from the coding sequence ATGGCAAAGGAAAAATTTGAAGAGGCGATGACCAAGCTGGAAAGCCTTGTCCGAAAAATGGAAACGGGAGAGATGACCCTGGAAGAATCCCTGAAGGCCTTCGAGGAAGGCATCCGTCTCTCCCGGCTGTGCGCAGCCCGTCTGGATGAGGCGGAAAGACGCGTGGAGCTGCTTATGCGCGAAAATAAAGAGATCTCCGTCCAGCCTTTTCCGGAGAATGGAGCAAAGAGTGAATCCTGA
- a CDS encoding polyprenyl synthetase family protein, whose amino-acid sequence MEQRVNPEPAFDLNAYLKERKQRIDEALDRYLPGEEKSPAELFKAMRYSLFAGGKRIRPILCLAAAETVGQSAFPDALLPVACALEYIHTYSLIHDDLPAMDNDDYRRGNPTSHKVFGEALAILAGDALLTEAFSLMARVDLQVGLAAENRLRVISEIATAAGAFGMVGGQVDDVQSEGKPGNLDLLNQIHARKTGAMIVVSLRAGAILAGGTESDLSALTDYGHKIGLVFQIADDILNVEGDRELLGKNTGSDATRGKMTFPNLLGLEYSRQKAFSLVEEAISDLDVFDSRATPLRRLARYFVERRF is encoded by the coding sequence ATGGAGCAAAGAGTGAATCCTGAACCTGCCTTTGATCTGAACGCCTACCTAAAGGAACGAAAGCAGAGAATTGACGAGGCCCTCGACCGATACCTGCCCGGCGAGGAGAAATCTCCGGCAGAGCTCTTCAAAGCGATGCGTTACAGCCTCTTTGCCGGCGGAAAGCGCATTCGTCCCATTCTCTGCCTGGCGGCAGCGGAGACTGTCGGCCAATCAGCTTTTCCCGACGCCCTCCTTCCGGTTGCCTGCGCCCTGGAATACATTCATACCTATTCTCTCATCCATGACGATCTTCCGGCCATGGACAATGACGACTACCGTCGGGGCAACCCGACCAGCCACAAGGTCTTCGGCGAGGCCTTGGCCATCCTGGCCGGGGACGCCCTCCTCACAGAGGCCTTCTCCCTGATGGCCCGGGTTGATCTTCAGGTCGGCCTTGCAGCGGAAAACCGGCTGAGAGTCATTTCGGAAATCGCCACGGCGGCCGGCGCTTTCGGCATGGTGGGAGGACAGGTCGATGATGTGCAGTCGGAAGGGAAACCGGGAAATCTGGATCTGCTGAACCAGATCCACGCCCGGAAAACGGGGGCCATGATCGTCGTTTCCCTCAGGGCCGGGGCGATTCTCGCCGGTGGGACGGAATCAGACCTTTCAGCCCTGACCGATTACGGCCACAAGATCGGGCTGGTTTTCCAGATTGCCGACGATATCCTCAACGTTGAAGGAGACCGTGAACTCCTTGGGAAAAATACGGGAAGCGACGCCACCCGCGGGAAGATGACCTTTCCGAACCTGCTGGGACTGGAATACTCCCGGCAGAAGGCCTTTTCTCTCGTAGAGGAGGCCATAAGCGACCTTGACGTTTTTGACAGCCGGGCAACGCCCCTGCGGCGACTGGCCCGGTACTTCGTGGAACGGCGTTTTTAG